In Gemmatimonadaceae bacterium, the following proteins share a genomic window:
- a CDS encoding ketoacyl-ACP synthase III → MTYAAITGWGKCMPPAVLSNADLSTFLDTSDEWITSRTGMKERRISHVSAIEMSTIAAQRALACAGLTAADIDLVIYGGVSNDELVPNSASGVQVALGATRAASMDINTACTSFCYGLATATGMIRTGMVRNVIVIGVELISRYMDWTNRNVAVLFGDGAAAVVLQPTDEEEGLLGNVMGCDAEARASLRVRGFGCTYAGRDISFGDTIWDFDGQVIFKRAVHNMAEASVRVLKERGLPPDAVDIVVPHQANLRIIEAVAKYAGVPMEKVMLTVQKYGNMSAATVPVALVEALEEGRVRPGANILIPAFGGGLTFCAQLVKWGERVTPLGTSDAELPPCTQTALEMVNAVRLHQDPHGRSAAGLMAPEFAESRR, encoded by the coding sequence ATGACCTACGCCGCCATTACCGGTTGGGGAAAGTGCATGCCCCCGGCCGTCCTCTCCAACGCCGACCTCTCGACCTTTCTCGACACGTCGGACGAGTGGATCACGTCGCGCACGGGGATGAAGGAACGGCGCATCTCGCACGTCAGCGCCATCGAGATGTCGACCATCGCCGCGCAGCGCGCCCTTGCCTGCGCCGGCCTGACCGCCGCCGACATCGACCTGGTCATCTACGGCGGCGTCTCCAACGACGAACTGGTTCCCAACAGCGCCTCGGGGGTGCAGGTCGCGCTCGGCGCCACCAGGGCTGCGTCGATGGACATCAACACCGCCTGCACCTCGTTCTGCTACGGGCTTGCCACCGCCACCGGGATGATCCGCACCGGGATGGTGCGCAACGTGATCGTCATCGGTGTCGAGCTCATCTCGCGCTACATGGATTGGACCAACCGCAACGTTGCCGTCCTGTTCGGCGATGGCGCCGCCGCGGTGGTGTTGCAGCCGACGGATGAGGAGGAAGGGTTGCTCGGCAACGTGATGGGGTGCGACGCGGAGGCGCGCGCCTCGCTTCGCGTGCGCGGCTTTGGCTGCACCTATGCGGGGCGCGACATTTCCTTTGGCGACACCATCTGGGACTTCGACGGCCAGGTGATCTTCAAGCGCGCGGTGCACAACATGGCCGAGGCGTCGGTGCGCGTCCTCAAGGAGCGCGGGCTCCCGCCAGATGCGGTCGACATCGTCGTCCCGCACCAGGCCAACCTGCGCATCATCGAGGCGGTGGCCAAGTACGCCGGCGTCCCGATGGAGAAGGTCATGCTCACGGTGCAGAAATACGGGAACATGAGCGCCGCCACCGTCCCGGTTGCCCTGGTCGAGGCGCTCGAGGAAGGGCGCGTCCGGCCCGGCGCCAACATCCTCATCCCCGCCTTTGGTGGCGGGCTCACCTTCTGCGCGCAGTTGGTCAAGTGGGGAGAGCGCGTGACCCCGCTCGGCACTTCCGACGCCGAGCTCCCGCCGTGCACGCAGACGGCGTTGGAGATGGTCAATGCCGTGCGCCTGCACCAGGACCCGCACGGGCGCTCGGCGGCCGGGCTCATGGCACCCGAGTTCGCCGAGTCGCGTCGTTAG
- a CDS encoding dicarboxylate/amino acid:cation symporter, with the protein MTARARRRGGDGVVVLAALMAAMALGSAIAASGNERLVRWATAIQPIGTLWVNAIRMTVIPLVVSLLITGVASVSDLRAVGRLGARTLLVFLALLVMGSVVPAVIMPAIVALLPWPAGTIPLPPGAAEAATQLQASGTPVGVVEWFTTLIPANPVEAAASSNMVSLVVFTFLVALATAHSASGVREPLVRFFESLGAVMLRLVGWIIALAPVAVFALVLPLAVHGGGALAGAVGLYIASFAIGATIVTALFYPVVAAGGGAGIARFARAVLPTQMIGISSSSSIASLPAMVASADALGVPPRVSGFVLPLAVSVFKPAAGIAWVAGVLFVSRVYGVPIGARELSIVAVAAIFLSFAAPGVPRGAFLVLTPLLTAIGLPAEGVGVLIAVDLIPDMFATVVNVTGDVAATTLVARLTDGDAVDEGGAATG; encoded by the coding sequence ATGACGGCCCGTGCGCGCCGTCGTGGCGGCGACGGGGTGGTGGTGCTGGCGGCCCTCATGGCCGCTATGGCGTTAGGCAGCGCGATCGCCGCCTCGGGAAACGAGCGGTTGGTGCGCTGGGCCACGGCCATCCAGCCCATCGGGACGTTGTGGGTCAACGCCATCCGGATGACGGTGATTCCGCTCGTCGTCTCGCTCCTCATCACGGGGGTGGCGTCGGTCTCGGACCTGCGCGCGGTGGGGCGGCTCGGTGCCCGCACCTTGCTCGTCTTCCTGGCGTTGCTTGTGATGGGGAGCGTCGTGCCCGCAGTGATCATGCCGGCCATCGTCGCGCTCCTTCCCTGGCCCGCCGGGACGATTCCGCTTCCGCCGGGGGCGGCGGAGGCGGCGACGCAGCTCCAGGCGAGCGGGACACCGGTGGGGGTGGTGGAGTGGTTCACGACGCTCATCCCCGCCAACCCGGTGGAGGCGGCCGCCAGCAGCAACATGGTGTCGCTGGTCGTCTTCACCTTCCTGGTGGCGCTGGCCACGGCGCACAGCGCGAGCGGCGTGCGGGAGCCGCTGGTGCGCTTCTTCGAGTCGTTAGGTGCGGTGATGTTGCGCCTGGTGGGGTGGATCATCGCCCTGGCGCCGGTGGCGGTCTTTGCGCTCGTCCTGCCGCTGGCCGTCCACGGCGGCGGGGCGCTGGCGGGGGCGGTGGGGCTGTACATTGCCTCGTTCGCCATCGGGGCCACGATCGTCACGGCGCTCTTCTATCCCGTCGTTGCGGCTGGCGGCGGCGCGGGGATCGCGCGCTTCGCCCGCGCCGTCCTCCCCACGCAGATGATCGGGATCAGCAGCAGCTCGTCCATCGCCTCGCTCCCGGCGATGGTGGCGAGCGCCGACGCACTCGGCGTCCCGCCTCGCGTGAGCGGCTTCGTCCTCCCGCTGGCCGTCTCGGTGTTCAAGCCGGCGGCGGGGATCGCGTGGGTGGCAGGAGTGCTCTTCGTGTCGCGCGTGTATGGCGTCCCGATCGGGGCGCGCGAGCTGTCGATCGTGGCGGTGGCGGCGATCTTCCTCTCGTTCGCCGCGCCGGGGGTGCCGCGCGGTGCCTTCCTCGTCCTGACCCCGCTCCTCACCGCGATCGGCCTCCCCGCCGAGGGGGTGGGTGTGCTCATTGCCGTCGACCTGATCCCCGACATGTTCGCAACGGTGGTGAACGTGACGGGCGACGTGGCGGCGACGACGCTGGTGGCGCGGCTGACGGATGGCGACGCGGTGGACGAGGGCGGTGCCGCGACTGGTTAG
- a CDS encoding aldo/keto reductase has protein sequence MPAPDRSHGDLVAPSSAPTSRTHPATLPLAELAASGARLSPIVAGVWRMADWGMDGAERLRWIEQCLDHGVTSFDHADIYGSYTVESLFGEALARAPGLRDRMQLVTKCGIKLTSPNRPAHAIKSYDTSAAHLIASVEESLRALRTDRIDLLLLHRPDLLMDPDEVADAFRRLQSAGKVLHLGTSNHTPSQFALLARRVALSTNQVELSPLQLEVLDDGTLDQATDLRVRPMIWSPLAGGRIFTDTDERSDRVRRTLGEVGARHGVSAATTAYAWILRLPARPVPITGTRRLGALREAIAALDVTLTREEWYEIWRAGAGREVA, from the coding sequence ATGCCCGCACCCGACCGTTCTCACGGCGACCTGGTCGCCCCCTCATCCGCTCCGACGTCGCGCACGCACCCCGCGACGCTCCCACTCGCCGAGCTTGCAGCCAGCGGCGCGCGCCTCTCGCCGATCGTGGCCGGCGTGTGGCGCATGGCCGACTGGGGGATGGACGGCGCCGAGCGCCTGCGGTGGATCGAGCAGTGCCTCGACCACGGCGTCACCTCCTTCGACCACGCCGACATCTACGGCAGCTACACCGTGGAGTCGCTGTTTGGCGAGGCGCTGGCGCGCGCACCGGGGCTGCGCGACCGGATGCAGCTGGTGACCAAGTGCGGCATCAAGCTCACGTCGCCGAATCGTCCGGCGCACGCCATCAAGTCATACGACACGTCGGCGGCGCACCTGATTGCCTCGGTGGAGGAGTCGCTGCGCGCGCTGCGCACCGATCGCATCGACCTGCTCCTCCTGCATCGCCCCGACCTCCTGATGGACCCCGACGAGGTGGCCGACGCTTTCCGTCGGCTGCAATCGGCGGGAAAGGTGCTCCACCTTGGTACATCCAACCACACGCCGTCGCAGTTCGCGCTCCTGGCCCGGCGCGTCGCGCTCTCCACCAACCAAGTGGAGCTGTCGCCGTTGCAACTGGAGGTGCTCGACGACGGGACACTCGACCAGGCGACCGACCTGCGCGTGCGCCCGATGATCTGGTCGCCACTGGCCGGGGGACGCATCTTCACCGATACCGACGAGCGAAGCGATCGCGTGCGCCGCACGCTGGGGGAGGTGGGCGCTCGCCACGGCGTATCGGCAGCGACGACGGCCTACGCCTGGATCCTGCGCCTCCCGGCGCGCCCCGTCCCCATCACCGGCACTCGGCGCTTAGGTGCGCTGCGCGAGGCGATCGCCGCGCTCGACGTGACGCTCACGCGCGAGGAATGGTACGAGATCTGGCGCGCCGGCGCGGGTCGAGAGGTTGCGTAG